One stretch of Schizosaccharomyces pombe strain 972h- genome assembly, chromosome: III DNA includes these proteins:
- the gpi8 gene encoding pig-K — translation MIVQFVALLLLNLLQIIAAESSHTNNWAVLISTSRFWFNYRHTANVLGIYRSVKRLGIPDSQIILMIADDYACNSRNLFPGTVFDNADRALDLYGEEIEIDYKGYEVTVEAFIRLLTERVPENTPASKRLLTNERSNILIYMTGHGGDGFIKFQDAEELSSEDLADAIEQIHQHKRYNEILFMVDTCQANSLYTKIYSPNVLAIGSSEVGTSSYSHHADIDIGVAVIDRFTFSNLEFLENRVDSKSKLTMQDLINSYNPYEIHSTPGVQPINLRRSPDDILITDFFGNVRDIELHSEKINWMLPGENTTKPSIKRNSFVFQAQNDMQDDGKGFGISNLKSFLPPTRELKYKKHPISRIISAVVCISFSIGFPYYASKYLK, via the coding sequence ATGATTGTTCAGTTTGTGGCACTTTTGCTGCTCAATTTGCTGCAAATAATAGCTGCAGAAAGTTCGCATACAAATAATTGGGCCGTCTTAATTTCTACCTCGCGTTTTTGGTTCAACTACAGACATACTGCGAATGTTTTAGGAATATACAGATCAGTCAAGCGTCTTGGAATCCCAGACAGTCAAATTATATTGATGATAGCTGACGACTACGCTTGCAACTCTCGAAATTTGTTTCCAGGAACAGTTTTTGATAATGCAGATAGAGCATTAGATTTGTATggagaagaaattgaaattgattataAGGGCTATGAAGTTACTGTTGAAGCGTTTATCAGATTGTTGACAGAGAGAGTCCCTGAAAATACACCAGCCAGCAAACGATTATTGACAAACGAAAGATCTAATATCCTAATTTATATGACAGGTCATGGAGGCGAtggttttattaaatttcaaGATGCTGAAGAATTGAGTTCTGAGGACCTTGCTGATGCAATTGAGCAAATACATCAACACAAGAGATACAATGAAATCCTATTTATGGTAGATACATGCCAGGCAAATTCTTTGTATACAAAAATCTATTCGCCAAACGTCTTGGCAATTGGTAGCAGTGAAGTGGGAACTTCTTCTTATTCCCATCATGCTGATATCGATATTGGAGTTGCAGTGATCGATCGCTTCACCTTTTCTAATTTGGAATTCTTAGAAAATAGGGTTGATAGTAAAAGCAAATTGACTATGCAGGATTTGATCAACTCCTATAATCCGTATGAAATTCATTCTACACCTGGTGTCCAACCCATCAACTTACGAAGAAGCCCGGATGACATTTTAATAACGGACTTCTTTGGAAACGTTCGTGACATTGAATTGCACagtgaaaaaataaattggaTGTTGCCCGGTGAAAACACTACCAAACcatcaataaaaagaaatagttTCGTATTTCAGGCACAAAATGACATGCAGGATGACGGTAAAGGTTTTGGTATTTCAAATCTAAAGAGTTTTCTTCCACCAACCAGAGAActtaaatacaaaaaacaTCCTATTTCTCGAATTATCTCCGCTGTTGTGTGTATTTCCTTCTCTATTGGTTTTCCGTACTATGCCAGTAAGTACCTGAAATAG
- the jnm1 gene encoding dynactin complex subunit dynamitin, with product MKEMINLDSSSEPSIVTKQFSVEECLSKLKEQHCYVPMRTIGRLRLRKSSDQTEKKCWKEKLMKIRSELEELWEQSMMYEEQKELTQLGEMLDRLWDKHINSEGSKSETISDTAISGNDDTMEKRLEQFSDDTLQDTLETEKNLNSKTSESLKSPTLSYPFDLDSLDKRIFKLESKIGYADEPLSELLNKCMEKLEIVEQDPQFWQSRIESWKQLLAKDFLKHHERNLCSIEKQTTLKNSSLKELCTEEDIVIMLEICSSQLPFVEQYMPILPLLLERLKSLQNMHTDAAEAISSWQGSKDVMMTMQSELNEWKNTVERLDHSKFYTQSVEEMRRLSDTVTQLEKRVLKLQ from the coding sequence atgaaagaaatgattAATCTAGACAGCTCCTCTGAACCCAGCATCGTTACAAAACAATTCTCTGTAGAAGAATGCTTGAGTAAACTTAAAGAGCAACATTGCTATGTACCGATGAGAACAATTGGTCGACTAAGACTCAGGAAATCTTCCGATCaaactgaaaaaaaatgttggAAAGAGAAACTAATGAAAATTCGCAGCGAACTTGAAGAATTATGGGAGCAGTCGATGATGTACGAAGAACAGAAGGAACTTACTCAATTAGGGGAAATGTTGGATAGATTGTGGGATAAACACATAAACAGTGAAGGGTCAAAGTCAGAAACTATCAGTGACACTGCCATTAGTGGTAATGATGATACTATGGAAAAGAGACTTGAACAATTTTCAGATGACACTTTGCAAGATACCCTGGAAACGGAAAAAAATCTTAACAGTAAAACTTCTGAGTCCTTGAAGTCACCAACTCTCTCATATCCGTTCGATTTGGATAGCCTTGACAAACGGATATTCAAACTAGAATCAAAAATAGGGTATGCTGATGAACCGCTTAGCGAgcttttaaacaaatgtaTGGAAAAACTTGAAATTGTTGAGCAGGATCCTCAATTTTGGCAATCCCGAATTGAATCATGGAAGCAATTACTTGctaaagattttttgaaacaccATGAAAGAAATCTTTGTTCAATAGAGAAACAAACgactttaaaaaactcTTCGTTAAAGGAATTGTGTACGGAAGAAGATATTGTTATCATGTTAGAGATTTGTTCTTCCCAACTTCCCTTCGTTGAACAGTATATGCCCATATTACCATTGTTGTTAGAACGGCTAAAGTCTTTACAGAATATGCACACCGATGCGGCTGAAGCAATTAGCAGTTGGCAGGGTTCAAAAGATGTAATGATGACTATGCAGTCTGAGTTGAACGAATGGAAAAATACAGTTGAACGCCTTgatcattcaaaattttacacACAAAGCGTAGAAGAGATGAGGAGATTATCTGACACTGTCACACAGCTTGAAAAACGCgttttaaaattgcaatAG
- the ppr6 gene encoding PPR-repeat protein ppr6, with protein MRILGSLPNNIRKCTFKLILQKRYSHTDILKELLYDISDSQKFIPSASPIASNLLRVSSYGKLSSLFIEYSKARSKKEFDQLRTSDFQSILRSVVCPKNGKNIRHRDRDLVSLQIKLILQDADRLGIQFNIVDYTHILRVAMYTGNKHILEYIVARVKEKRIRPSVDYFNAILGVIGGNRWSLSKFQSPAFRGSPVTEPVSGKMLDMIEVDFPNYDLVPNSTTYDYLMVGLSRDGKIREIYDLIDTVWGINENSSSKKVDCGNVTFPTHHTVFSIISALGYLGDVSSAVSLSRKLTSVYKINFPELAWRYIIYWSIASLQFRAPAGHARIKNIELFIRLYSQMYRHCVPIIEIYDTSIKFYMKHGRFGLLEKVCESWTKQFLGSLEKQNNEVKKKHLQLLEKQISKLMRYAETERPHDTKRVSVKWSNVLNQIHSSVGDPAKP; from the coding sequence ATGCGAATTTTGGGTTCCTTACCAAATAATATAAGAAAATGTACATTTAAGTTAATTCTACAAAAACGATATTCCCATACCGACATACTTAAGGAACTACTGTACGATATAAGTGATTCACAGAAATTTATACCTTCGGCATCTCCCATCGCGTCTAACTTATTACGGGTATCTTCTTATGGAAAATTATCCTCCTTGTTTATTGAATATTCTAAAGCAcgttcaaaaaaagagtttgaCCAACTCAGAACTTCGGATTTTCAATCAATATTACGGTCCGTTGTTTGTCccaaaaatggaaaaaacatCCGACATCGTGATCGTGATTTAGtttctttacaaattaaGCTAATCCTTCAAGATGCTGATCGTTTGGGAATTCAATTTAACATTGTTGACTATACCCATATTTTACGGGTTGCAATGTATACTGGGAACAAGCATATACTTGAATATATAGTAGCAAGAGTAAAGGAGAAAAGAATCCGCCCAAGTGTCGATTACTTTAATGCAATTCTCGGTGTAATTGGGGGAAACAGATGGTCGCTTTCTAAATTCCAGAGTCCTGCTTTTAGAGGATCACCGGTAACGGAACCTGTCTCTGGTAAAATGCTTGATATGATTGAAGTcgattttccaaattacGATTTGGTACCTAATTCTACTACATATGATTATCTGATGGTGGGTTTATCTCGAGATGGAAAGATTCGAGAGATTTACGATCTTATAGATACCGTTTGGGGGATAAACGAAAATTCATCTAGTAAAAAAGTTGACTGTGGAAACGTTACATTTCCTACACATCATACAGTATTTTCAATCATTTCTGCATTAGGATATTTAGGTGATGTCTCAAGTGCAGTATCTCTGTCAAGGAAGCTTACTTCtgtttataaaattaattttcctGAGTTAGCCTGGCGCTACATAATATATTGGTCCATTGCATCTTTACAATTTAGAGCTCCAGCTGGTCATGCacgaataaaaaatattgagcTTTTCATTCGTTTGTACTCTCAAATGTATAGGCATTGTGTTCCAATAATTGAGATATACGATAcatcaattaaattttatatgaaGCATGGGCGATTCGGGTTGCTAGAAAAAGTCTGTGAGAGTTGGACTAAACAATTTCTAGGATCATtggaaaagcaaaacaacGAAGtcaagaaaaaacatttacaACTTCTCGAAAAGCAAATATCGAAATTGATGAGATATGCAGAAACTGAACGACCTCATGATACTAAACGAGTTTCGGTTAAGTGGTCAAACGTGTTGAACCAAATTCATTCATCCGTAGGAGATCCTGCTAAACCTTGA
- the ynd1 gene encoding nucleoside diphosphatase Ynd1 has translation MVRKYGIFIDAGSSGSRLLIYSWDYDTDSSLSDKVKKLPLIETGIGDGGKWSLKVQPGISSFANNPKHVGKKHLKELLDFAAHAIPKDVHKETPVFLSATAGMRLLGVDAQNKILSHACRYIKKNYDFDIPNCSNSIRVIDGKAEGMYGWLATNYLLKTLEEKDTSTVGFLDMGGASVQIAFELPPSQLKNYKDSISTVHIGLQNGQQLEYPLFVTTWLGFGANEAYRRYLGLLIESENGKVGNTLSDPCSLRGRTYDIDGIEFAGTGDLKQCLKLTYNLLNKDKPCSMDPCNFDGISIPPVDFANTEFVGVSEFWYTTNDVFDMGGSYHFPNFYKKVDEYCGTEWETMLSRLYNKELTPSTDENKLEKLCFKASWALNVLHEGFDVPKSNTSSNDAKDGLSVIPAYHSPFTSLEKIERTEVSWTLGQVLLYASNQQLLAKPEYANYYMDPYGKLIASPSKHWMRLFPNKLFFILSFIFCLFFLFSLVLFGYDPKRRQRFKKFLLRLQRRKAPYIMSANGSYEDIADFSDDLEMSSPSKWHGPPIRTTSSHVLADRLSFTASRERTPRSPFP, from the coding sequence ATGGTTCGAAAGTATGGAATTTTCATCGACGCTGGATCTAGTGGTTCAAGACTTCTAATTTATTCTTGGGACTATGATACCGATTCCTCTTTAAGtgataaagtaaaaaaattaccaTTAATCGAGACAGGGATTGGGGATGGTGGTAAATGGTCTTTAAAGGTTCAACCTGGAATTTCTTCCTTTGCCAATAACCCTAAGCATGTAGGGAAGAAGCATTTGAAAGAACTCCTGGATTTTGCTGCTCATGCTATTCCCAAAGATGTACATAAAGAAACTCCGGTTTTCCTAAGTGCTACAGCTGGTATGCGTTTACTGGGCGTTGATGcccaaaacaaaatacttTCGCATGCTTGTagatatattaaaaagaattacgATTTCGACATACCTAATTGCTCAAATTCAATCCGTGTAATTGATGGCAAAGCTGAAGGTATGTATGGTTGGCTAGCTACGAACTATCTCCTTAAGACacttgaagaaaaagatacGTCAACGGTTGGTTTTTTAGATATGGGCGGTGCGAGTGTGCAAATTGCTTTTGAACTTCCCCCATCTCAGCTCAAAAATTACAAGGATAGTATTTCGACCGTTCACATAGGACTACAAAATGGTCAGCAATTGGAATATCCTTTGTTTGTTACTACCTGGCTCGGTTTTGGCGCTAATGAAGCTTACCGCAGGTATTTGGGACTGTTAATAGAAAGCGAAAACGGAAAAGTTGGCAACACTTTAAGCGATCCGTGTTCCTTGCGTGGACGAACTTATGATATCGATGGGATCGAATTTGCCGGTACTGGAGATTTGAAACAATGCTTGAAACTGACTTACAAtctattaaataaagacaaGCCATGCTCCATGGACCCTTGTAACTTTGATGGAATATCTATTCCTCCTGTTGATTTTGCAAATACTGAATTTGTTGGGGTCTCGGAATTTTGGTATACGACTAATGATGTGTTTGATATGGGCGGTAGCTATCATTTCCctaatttttacaaaaaagttgaCGAGTATTGTGGTACAGAGTGGGAAACCATGCTTTCCCGTCTTTATAATAAAGAGCTGACTCCAAGTACTGATGAAAACAAGCTTGAAAAGCTTTGTTTTAAAGCATCATGGGCGTTGAATGTCCTTCATGAAGGATTCGACGTTCCCAAGTCAAATACAAGTAGTAATGATGCAAAGGATGGGCTCTCGGTAATTCCTGCGTACCATTCTCCATTCACGagtttagaaaaaatagaacGCACCGAAGTGAGCTGGACCTTAGGCCAAGTATTGCTTTATGCATCAAATCAGCAACTTCTAGCAAAACCGGAATATGCTAATTATTATATGGACCCATACGGAAAGCTAATCGCATCCCCTTCAAAACATTGGATGAGGTTATTTCCTAATAAATTGTTCTTTattctttcatttattttctgcTTATTCTTTCTGTTCTCTTTGGTTTTGTTCGGGTATGATCCGAAAAGGCGCCAacgtttcaaaaaattccttcTGCGCTTGCAACGTCGCAAGGCTCCGTACATTATGTCTGCAAATGGAAGTTATGAGGATATAGCAGATTTTTCTGATGATTTAGAAATGAGCAGTCCCTCTAAGTGGCATGGACCCCCGATACGTACCACTTCAAGCCATGTTCTCGCAGACAGACTTTCGTTTACTGCTAGTCGAGAGAGAACGCCTAGATCCCCTTTTCCTTAA